The proteins below come from a single Malus domestica chromosome 03, GDT2T_hap1 genomic window:
- the LOC139194260 gene encoding uncharacterized protein, whose protein sequence is MAAKRNTKHTPIPSTEADEYLKNLNYSAKFKATTSDHEVQRVLNFMKVCEASSSGTPKVEAYSDSGLNLWVDLKINSTPKDDLDEGDLPQPTAPCQRSPPQYDLDLNDLPQHTVTPQCSSMQYDLEHRVLLQSTASTQGSTPKYDFDLNELPQPTASPQGSPAQVKLSDLRFHQDSHVEECKNIPSGIN, encoded by the exons ATGGCTGCAAAGAGAAACACTAAACACACTCCTATTCCAAGCACCGAAGCTGATGAGTATCTCAAAAATCTAAATTATTCTGCGAAATTTAAAGCAACAACATCAGATCATGAGGTCCAACGCGTTTTGAA cTTCAtgaaagtgtgtgaagcttcaAGCAGTGGTACTCCTAAGGTAGAGGCTTACAGCGATTCAGGGTTAAACCTTTGGGTCGATTTAAAG ATAAATAGCACTCCAAAAGATGATTTAGATGAAGGGGACTTGCCTCAACCTACTGCGCCCTGTCAAAGGTCACCACCACAATATGATTTAGATCTTAACGACTTGCCACAACACACTGTGACACCGCAATGCTCATCAATGCAATATGATTTAGAACATAGGGTCTTGCTTCAATCTACTGCATCAACTCAAGGTTCAACACCAAAGTATGATTTCGATCTTAACGAATTGCCTCAACCCACTGCATCCCCTCAAGGTTCACCAGCACAAGTTAAACTCTCAGATTTGAGGTTCCATCAAGACTCACATGTTGAAGAATGTAAGAATATCCCAAGTGggataaattga